The segment catgccacgccgcattgctgcagtaattcaggcaaaaggagccccaactaagtagtgagtgctgtacatgctcatacttttcatgttcatacttttcagttggccaacatttctaaaaatccttttttttgtattggtcttaagtaatattctaattttcagagatactgaatttggattttcattagttgtcagttttaatcatcacaattaaatgaaataaacatttgaaatatatcagtctgtgtgtaatgaatgaaaataatatccaagtttcactttttgaatggaattactgaaataaatcaactttttgatgatattctaattatatgaccagcacctgtaactGCAACTCTCATTCACATCGACCACTATGAGGTGCTATAAATGCATAATAACTGGATGTAGAATTATACAAATGAAGCTATTGATCAGAAAATTCCTGTCCAATCattacaaaacttgcaggatgtGTTTCATAACAATGTTAAACCACATGTCTGATTATGTTGAAGTCACTAGTGCGAAAAAagggtggtgcagtggttagcactgtcgccttttatttgttttttatcctttattattacagtttaGTATTTGTGGTGCAAAGTAGAAGTTACAACAGTTGtcttttgtgatatttattaaaaggAATAACATTAACAATTCAGCAGAAGAGAATGACCAAGAGAAACAGataactaaaatatttaatccAAGAAAGTAATTGTGGAGTCTACGAGAAAAGCGAGAAAAATTCTATATTTCCTATTTATATAGCTGCTACACAGTTTGTGCatgagttttacattttatcagCAGGACCCATTTTGCGTATcttcaaaaatctaaaaatcacTCCTTTGATTTGAGGCAGATTCAGGCCATAAACTAGAGGGTTATTGATGGGAGGAATGATCAAATACTCTAAAGATAAAACAACTGTGGTGATTGGATTGACTTTATCAGTCTGTAATCGAGTCAATAACAGCTCACAGAAGAGAGAGAATGAATAGGTCACAAATGTCACTATGTGGGGCAGGCAGGTTTGTAACGCCTTTCCTCTGAATTCAGACGAGCTTCTCCTGCACACAAGCAGAATCCGTAGATAGGTGTACAGGACAAAGAACAGAGGGATGAAGATACTTGTTATCAAAACAAACTGACCTACAATATTATTCAGAGTTGTGTCCACACAGGAGAGCTGAACCACAGGCCAGTTAGAACAGAAAAGCCTGTGCAGTTTATTTCCACACAAAGGCAATCGAACAGTAAGATAAAGAGCAAATCCAATCGCAAATGCAGGGTAGAGCAGAGCAAAAATCAGAAGACGTCTCACCATCCTAAAGGTCATTTTGCTGTGATAGTGTAAAGGCTGGCAAATAGCAACAAATCTATCATAGGCCATGATGCTGAGGATGGTTGGTTCACATGATGCATAGGTGTAAATAAGATATATCTGAATGAAACAAGATGCACGTGAGATCAAATGAGTGTCAGACAGAATGTCCATCAGGAACCTGGGGAAGAAGCCGGCTGAGCCGTACAGAGagtttaaacacagacaggagatAAATATGTACATGGGTTGATGCAGAGACGTCTCCAGGCAGACTGTCAGAATAATGACAACGTTAGCAGAGATTATAGTCATGTAgaccaacagacacagacagaagaacaGATATCTGAGGGGCCCAGAGTCTGTAAACAGAGTCAGCTGAAAATACCCAGGAGTAAAGCTGTTATTGCTCATTGTGTCTGCACaacagcagagctggaagaagtgagtgatggagggagagggaggaaagatgtcaaaagaggacaaaaagattgattgattaaaaTTTCCTATTGAACACTTATTTCAACAATACATAACATAAGCCTGCATTCGTGTAAGGTGCATaagtttcacacacacaacaatttCACCTGATAATATTCAGCATAACTTCCACATTTAGGTAGTTAAGGCATTTTCCACTTTTCTGTTCTACAGTAGCTGTAAAATAAGTTCATATATCAGCCAACCAATTACTCTGTATACTGTTTATATGAGTCCCATGGTTTGTCCTGCTAATAAAGTCATGTAGAGAGTTAAACACAATCTTCGCTCCACTGCGTTAGATTCTAGGAAAAATACACAGTCTCCTCCCCTACACTGAGGCAGCTGCTGAACCTTCATCCTTTTTAACTGTCTTACTGAGAGCAGTCACGTGTGCAAACAGGGTCCAAAGGGAGGTAAAGTGTGTCACAAACTGACTACATGCGTGAGTGAGTATTCATGTACATTTCAGGCCATAAGAGTGCAGGACACATTAACATGATATGTGGGTCCCcagtacagtggttagcactgtcgtctcaccatccaaagacatacaggctaggttgattagtgtctctaaaattgtccttaggtgtgaatgtgagtgtgagtggttgtttgtctatgtgtggccctgcgatggactggcgacctgtccagggtgtactccgCCTTTCGCTCAATGTCacctgggataggctccaggcCCGccgcaaccctgtatgcaggataagcggttgacgatggatatttttcaagtcgattaatctaacgactaattttgtttattctaaagaaagaaaagttgcctattactcgattaacataccaatttatccaaaataaatatcaaaaacatgtctaatcaataaatctatattttattcaatcatcctgatgaagcacattagaataatgacaacagtagcaaatcttaaaatgaataaaatttccacgtcactgatgtgttgtgataataacaataacagactaataattaggctactttacttaaaactttaaatgtttctgacatggattcatttcaatataAGTAATgcagtattataataaaatgtatttctgcatcagtgaacacctgaaaggactcacagactgtacagacagtcacagattgtctgtaattagattcagctgttttctcgctcatatgtggccgttaaataaacagaaaatatgaaacagttGATCGTTACATGACTCGTGGTGTAACGTtatgttaccatgacagcagcggggcagaaattacctttaacatgaaggcaaagaaaaaatactaggtgtcctcgtgctgataatttgccgtgcttgtgtggcgacagaaagtaaacacgatttgTGGTGCTGCCGTCCTAGACAAAGTGCTGCGGGATACTTTCGTTTcacgtgttcatgctgcttcacgtattcgtggacagcagttgtgctgtaGTGAAGCGGTTTCCAGTTCAGAGAGCTTacggagcagcacgttgttgagaGTCTGTCTGAAATATTCCAAATTTTCGATGGTCGAAGGCGCagtcttgtagctggagcttgtccgggaTAATCCcacaccggatgcagcgacgCAATGAAacacagatgaaaccaaaaacgaactataaacccaaagtcccccactcAATCAACGACTCCCATCTCGTAGGGCCTGGTTTTTCTTAtattgtatagagcaaagcggcatgactgAGAGACGGCAGCAAGATGGTCTAAAAAgaacagctggtcatcaatcatgacactcaagtttctcaccactctggttggagtgatggttgagtcGTCAATTTGTAGtatgatgttatggtggatagattgcttggcttgtcttagagaggtttaatTGAATGTAGCAGGCTTTCCCCCATGCGAGTATGTCCAAGAGACAATCCGTGATCACAGAGACGGTGGGATCGTCTGGTGGGAAAGATAGGTacagttgcgtatcgtctgcataGCAGCGGTAGAGAAGCCATGTGAGAGACATGGTGAAGGACTCCACATAGCTGGGGGGCACAGGCTTTGAGCAGCCCAGGGCGGACAACATCAGGGCCTGCAGCCTTGTTAattgcaatttatacttctgcggcGAATCGACAGCGTAGCCTCTGCgcagccccgtagcctacgccgtagcctgacttgcacctcctcaaaaatgtaactacacatcgaGGCAACGCGGACCATAAggactgtgattggtcggctgggtagcctcacaatgcctctgagccgacaggaagtgccccgtgctttggcagcaaagaggtgctatgctgaaaagctaggAAACAGCTTCACGGCCAGTGATGCTGCGtaagtgtggagaggcctgcagacactcactaactacaggagaccattcCCAAAactctgctggtactcaacgactggctgacgggctgaatggtttctattgTAGGTTTGAGAAGCCAACAGTCACACTTCTCCCCCGCTCCAACACCATGTTCAGTCACCTTCCCCTATTGTCACCCCTCCTCTCTGACCCCTTACCTGCACTCACGATTtgtgaagaggatgtgcgccagctcttccagaggcagaagatcaggaaggctcctggcccagacGGTGTCACACCATACttcctgaaaatctgtgcatacgagctggcccccatcttcacacggatcttcaacagatcactggaggtGTGTGAAGTtacctcctgcttcaaacggtccacaatcatcccggtccccgaAAAAACCTCCATCTttggattaaatgactacaggcttgtcgccctgacatctatAGTCATAAAGTCCTTTGAAAGATTGGtcttggcccacctgaaggacattacaggccccttgttggaccccctgcagtttgccagggctacaggtcagtggatgatgcagtcaacttgggactgcattacatcctgcaacacctcaactctcttgggacatatgcaaggatcctgtttgtggacttcagcctggcgttcaacaccatcatcccggaaatcctcagcaccaaactcacccagctcaatgtgccagcctccacctgtcagtggatcaaaaacttcctgactgaaaggagtcagcaggtgaagctggggaacatcacatccagcacacctctacaccaacgacttcGCCTCAGGAGACatatctgtcaaactcctgaagttcgctgacgacccAACGATCATTGGTCTCAtgcgggacggtgatgagtcggccaaTAGATGGGAAGTtaatcagctggctctctggtgcagccagaacaaccttcttcccacaagccatgtCAGGAACAATttctgtgcaataacccagtaactctgtctctaatcagccacctgtttactggctatcatttattcattattttctatttcagagctgttcatactgttatatcgtcatattgtatatactgtataacaaatCCACCCACCTCAAGTACACAACACTTGCACATAATAcgtatttattccagcatcctttgcactatgctccatctcagtgtgtacatgtatgcctGTAAATCTCATCCACCGCCAacatttacataataataaactCCTTCACCCTTTGCACTCATTGCACTATTatctcaatctgtctgtcttGTTTATAGtgtgagtatatatatatatatatatatatatatatatatatatatatatatatagaaaataaaacacacatacacacgtatATTCTCTATACtggagcctgtgtttgatttttatcattgtattattgtatgagtaagcacattgtgagcattgtacaatccagtcAAATTcttcgtatgtgtacacatgcctggcaataaagctgattttgattctgatgGAGATTTCTCAATTGTTCCCTGTTCATTGCAACATCCCCCCAAGTAAAGTCATCTGTCAAAGTAATGCTTCATTTTTATTCTTCAACGTTTTTTCAAATGACTTAACAGTgacagtaaaagaaaatatgacGACATTAAGAATAAAAagccactttgatccagactcAAATATCTCAACacctactggatggattgccatgaaattttacACACAGCTATGGTCATCCATCTCCATCATCAAGTGAAACATTAAATGTGTTGACTACAATAAGATgctgaacatggtaaacattctACCTGGTAAACATCATCATGttaacatatacacacatatcaTTGTGAGCTTGTACACTCTCAGACTTGCTTGGTGATTATTCTACATCAGAGACAGAGGTTAGTGTTATTGTAATTAGAAAGTACAACTGGTTCACAACACATTATCtaagaaataacaaaataaatgcagagtaacatacaaagccaaatacagaaaatacaagAATGAAATATCTAACATGCAGATTCTGATCATACACAACTCAAATCCCATCAAAGTAAGTTCTAGGTTGTGGATTTCAAATATGTATTGTAGTCAGAGGAGCTGTGACTTCACCATGCATATACAATTTGTGCAATATTATCATCATTTTTGTGCTACAGGTTAATCTATTATCTTGTCTATTCAGAGATTTTCTGCACATATGAACATATTCCAGAAGGCTTAAAGATTCTATATCTCCTATTTGTATTGGTGCTACTAGTATTTGCATGatgagttttacattttatcagCAGGACCCATTTTGTGTATCTTCAGAAATCTAAAAATCACTCCTTTGATTTGAGGCAGATTCAGGCCATAAACTAGAGGGTTATTAATGGGGGGAATGATCAAATACTCTAAAGATAAAACAACTGTGATGATTGGATTCATTTTATCAGTTTCTAATCGAGTCAGTGACAGGTCACAGAAGAGAGAGAACGAATAGGTCACAAATGTCACTATGTGGGGCAGACAGGTTTGTAACGCCTTTCCTCTGAATTCAGACGAGCTTCTCCTGCACACAAGCAGAATCCGTAGATAGGTGTACAGGACAAAGAACAGAGGGGTGAAGGTGATTGTTATCAAAACAAACTGACCTACAATATTATTCAGAGTTGGATCCACACAGGAGAGCCGAACCACAGGCCAGTTTGAACAGAAAAGCCTGTGCAGTTTATTTCCACACAGAG is part of the Micropterus dolomieu isolate WLL.071019.BEF.003 ecotype Adirondacks linkage group LG07, ASM2129224v1, whole genome shotgun sequence genome and harbors:
- the LOC123974022 gene encoding olfactory receptor 6N1-like, with translation MSNNSFTPGYFQLTLFTDSGPLRYLFFCLCLLVYMTIISANVVIILTVCLETSLHQPMYIFISCLCLNSLYGSAGFFPRFLMDILSDTHLISRASCFIQIYLIYTYASCEPTILSIMAYDRFVAICQPLHYHSKMTFRMVRRLLIFALLYPAFAIGFALYLTVRLPLCGNKLHRLFCSNWPVVQLSCVDTTLNNIVGQFVLITSIFIPLFFVLYTYLRILLVCRRSSSEFRGKALQTCLPHIVTFVTYSFSLFCELLLTRLQTDKVNPITTVVLSLEYLIIPPINNPLVYGLNLPQIKGVIFRFLKIRKMGPADKM